Proteins encoded within one genomic window of Streptomyces kaniharaensis:
- a CDS encoding universal stress protein → MLDGARVIVGVSGSLHSLTALHRAADEARARNAVLIPVLTWTPVGGENNYRTQPCPPLLRKWQQAAHRRLERALDEAFGGLPVGVRVKPLVVRGAAGPTLTQLADRPDDLLVISTGQRGAVRGAVRRLLQGSVSRYCLTHARCTVLAVPPSTLHADLRALHRGIDLRELTAPVAA, encoded by the coding sequence ATGTTGGACGGCGCGCGCGTCATCGTCGGAGTCAGTGGCTCGTTGCACAGCCTTACGGCACTGCACCGCGCGGCGGACGAGGCCCGCGCACGGAACGCCGTACTGATCCCGGTGCTCACCTGGACCCCGGTCGGCGGGGAGAACAACTACCGCACCCAGCCGTGCCCTCCGCTGCTCCGCAAGTGGCAGCAGGCCGCCCACCGGCGCCTGGAGCGCGCGCTGGACGAGGCGTTCGGCGGCCTGCCGGTCGGCGTGCGGGTGAAGCCGCTCGTGGTGCGCGGTGCCGCCGGGCCGACGCTGACCCAGCTGGCCGACCGGCCGGACGACCTGCTGGTGATCAGCACCGGGCAGCGAGGCGCCGTCCGCGGCGCGGTGCGCCGACTGCTCCAGGGCTCCGTGAGCCGTTACTGCCTCACCCACGCGCGCTGCACGGTCCTCGCCGTGCCGCCGTCGACGCTGCACGCCGACCTGCGTGCGCTCCACCGTGGCATCGACCTGCGGGAGCTCACCGCGCCCGTCGCCGCCTGA
- a CDS encoding DinB family protein, translating into MTTNTSTTNTQAVTGERADLLVALAKQRHFLRFTTRDLTDEQAGLRTTASELCVGGLIKHVTATERVWATFILEGPSAFPDFTAFTEADYARRADEFRMLPGETLAGVLAEYDEVARRTDELVATLPDLNATQPLPKAPWFEPGAEYSARRVLLHIVAETAQHAGHADIIRESLDGAKSMG; encoded by the coding sequence ATGACCACCAACACCTCGACCACCAACACCCAGGCCGTCACCGGGGAGCGCGCCGACCTGCTGGTGGCGCTGGCCAAGCAGCGGCACTTCCTGCGCTTCACCACCCGCGACCTCACCGACGAGCAGGCCGGACTGCGCACCACCGCCAGCGAGCTGTGCGTGGGCGGCCTGATCAAGCACGTGACCGCGACGGAGCGGGTCTGGGCGACCTTCATCCTCGAAGGCCCGTCGGCGTTCCCCGACTTCACCGCCTTCACCGAGGCCGACTACGCCCGCCGGGCCGACGAGTTCCGGATGCTGCCCGGCGAGACCCTCGCCGGCGTGCTCGCCGAATACGACGAGGTGGCCCGCCGCACCGACGAACTGGTCGCCACCCTCCCCGATCTGAACGCCACCCAGCCGCTCCCCAAGGCCCCCTGGTTCGAGCCCGGCGCTGAGTACTCGGCCCGCCGCGTCCTGCTGCACATCGTCGCCGAGACCGCCCAGCACGCGGGCCACGCCGACATCATCCGCGAGTCCCTGGACGGCGCGAAGAGCATGGGCTGA
- a CDS encoding helix-turn-helix transcriptional regulator — MANTSTRTLRLLSLLQTHRYWPGGELADRLGVSVRTLRRDIDRLRELGYPVEAQRGVDGGYQLAPGAALPPLVIDDEEAVALAVGLQAAAESPVEGIAEASVRVLAKVVQVMPARLRRRVEALRAMTVPVEWGRGPAGANVDPDGLTEVALACRDGERLRFSYTTADCRQSERHVEPHRLVSLDRRWYLVAYDLTRQDWRSFRLDRLSAPQGSGARFRPRELPGGDAAEFVRAGVNNMPRPYRVEVVVDAPAAAVRERIGRWSIVEEVDAGCCRVRMTAENLDWPTLALGVLGADFRVVGPPELVERLDDWSTRFGRAVRAAVEDGPQA; from the coding sequence ATGGCGAACACCAGCACCCGGACGCTGCGACTGCTCTCGCTGCTCCAGACCCACCGCTACTGGCCGGGCGGCGAACTGGCCGACCGGCTCGGCGTTTCGGTCCGCACCCTGCGCCGCGACATCGACCGGCTGCGCGAACTCGGCTATCCGGTCGAGGCGCAGCGCGGCGTCGACGGCGGCTACCAGCTCGCGCCGGGCGCGGCGCTGCCGCCGCTGGTGATCGACGACGAGGAGGCGGTCGCGCTGGCGGTGGGCCTGCAGGCCGCCGCGGAGAGCCCGGTGGAGGGCATCGCGGAGGCCTCGGTGCGGGTGCTCGCGAAGGTGGTGCAGGTGATGCCGGCCCGGCTGCGGCGCCGGGTGGAGGCGCTGCGGGCGATGACCGTCCCCGTCGAGTGGGGCCGCGGCCCGGCCGGCGCGAACGTCGACCCGGACGGGTTGACGGAGGTGGCGCTGGCCTGCCGGGACGGCGAGCGGCTGCGCTTCTCGTACACCACCGCCGACTGCCGGCAGTCCGAGCGGCACGTCGAACCGCACCGGCTGGTCTCCCTCGACCGCCGCTGGTACCTGGTGGCCTACGACCTCACCCGGCAGGACTGGCGCTCGTTCCGGCTCGACCGGCTGAGCGCGCCGCAGGGCAGCGGCGCCCGGTTCCGGCCGCGCGAGCTGCCCGGCGGCGACGCCGCCGAGTTCGTCCGGGCCGGCGTCAACAACATGCCCCGGCCGTACCGGGTCGAGGTCGTCGTGGACGCCCCGGCCGCGGCCGTCCGTGAGCGGATCGGCCGGTGGAGCATCGTCGAGGAGGTCGACGCCGGATGCTGCCGGGTCCGGATGACGGCCGAGAACCTGGACTGGCCGACCCTGGCGCTCGGTGTGCTCGGCGCGGACTTCCGCGTCGTCGGGCCGCCCGAACTGGTCGAGCGGCTCGACGACTGGAGCACCCGGTTCGGGCGGGCGGTCCGGGCCGCCGTTGAAGACGGGCCCCAGGCCTGA
- a CDS encoding aminotransferase-like domain-containing protein — translation MRPPAYKAVVDEYAAAIRSGALPPGTRLPTHRALARERRIALATATRVYAELAAAGLVVGEQGRGTFVRVRSGYDGIEPSRALPVPRVADLSFNQPLAPGQGDRLRQALRTLAASGDAEALLRQHPPGGHRHDRAVVANYLLGRGIDTAPDNVLLTSGAQQALDCVLRTLTRPGDVLAVDAIGYPGIKLLAAAHGLDLAPVPVTPTGPDLDALDRLCHARPVRAVYTIPTVHNPLGWVLDLRQRERLAAIAAAHDCMIVEDGTYAFLEPSPPPPLHALAPERTCYVAGLSKNVAPGLRFGFAVLPGRHLPAATSSLRAAAWGAPGLVTALATGWLADGTVARLERQRREDAAARQEIARAALAGLDVTAHPSSYVVWLALEPHQRPDHVAAVLAAEGILISTADAFTTGPHSRRAVRLALATPPRHELEGVLRRLRTAIEAIPP, via the coding sequence ATGCGCCCGCCCGCCTACAAGGCCGTCGTCGACGAGTACGCCGCCGCGATCCGCTCCGGCGCGCTCCCGCCCGGCACCCGCCTGCCGACCCACCGGGCGCTGGCCCGCGAGCGGCGGATCGCGCTGGCCACCGCCACCCGCGTCTACGCCGAACTGGCCGCCGCCGGGCTGGTGGTGGGCGAACAGGGCCGCGGCACCTTCGTCCGGGTCCGCTCCGGCTACGACGGGATCGAGCCGTCCCGCGCCCTGCCGGTGCCACGGGTGGCGGACCTGTCGTTCAACCAGCCGCTTGCCCCCGGCCAGGGCGATCGGCTCCGGCAGGCCCTGCGCACGCTCGCGGCCTCAGGCGACGCCGAGGCGCTGCTGCGCCAGCACCCGCCGGGCGGGCACCGGCACGACCGGGCGGTCGTCGCCAACTACCTGCTGGGACGCGGGATCGACACCGCCCCCGACAACGTCCTGCTGACGAGCGGGGCGCAGCAGGCGCTGGACTGCGTGCTGCGCACGCTCACCCGCCCCGGGGACGTGCTGGCCGTGGACGCGATCGGCTACCCGGGGATCAAGCTGCTCGCCGCCGCGCACGGCCTCGACCTGGCGCCGGTACCGGTCACGCCCACCGGCCCGGACCTCGACGCGCTCGACCGGCTCTGCCACGCCCGCCCGGTCCGCGCCGTCTACACCATCCCGACCGTCCACAACCCGCTCGGCTGGGTGCTCGACCTCCGGCAGCGCGAGCGCCTGGCCGCCATCGCCGCCGCCCACGACTGCATGATCGTCGAGGACGGCACGTACGCGTTCCTGGAGCCCTCGCCCCCTCCCCCGCTGCACGCCCTCGCGCCCGAGCGCACCTGCTACGTCGCCGGCCTGTCGAAGAACGTGGCCCCCGGCCTGCGGTTCGGCTTCGCCGTCCTGCCGGGCCGTCACCTGCCGGCGGCCACCAGCAGCCTGCGCGCCGCGGCCTGGGGTGCCCCGGGCCTGGTCACCGCGCTGGCCACCGGCTGGCTGGCCGACGGCACGGTCGCCCGCCTGGAGCGGCAGCGCCGGGAGGACGCCGCCGCCCGGCAGGAGATCGCCCGCGCCGCGCTGGCCGGCCTGGACGTCACGGCGCACCCGTCCTCGTACGTGGTGTGGCTGGCCCTGGAGCCGCACCAGCGCCCCGACCACGTCGCGGCCGTACTCGCCGCCGAGGGGATCCTGATCTCCACCGCCGACGCCTTCACCACCGGCCCGCACAGCCGCCGGGCCGTCCGGCTGGCCCTGGCGACGCCGCCCCGGCACGAGCTGGAGGGCGTCCTACGGCGCCTGCGCACGGCGATCGAGGCCATCCCACCGTGA
- a CDS encoding crotonase/enoyl-CoA hydratase family protein encodes MTVHVEREKHLVTLTIDREQKLNALDYPTIDALLAELDRIEADDTVRAVILTGAGARAFSAGADIPSLAASIAGGPERALREFVRRGHALTRRIEEFPKPVVVAVNGLAYGGGCELTEAAPLAVAAEHARFAKPEITLGFPPPFGGSQRLPRHVGRKRALEMILTGDPIDAGRAAELGIVNAVVPAAELLDAARDLAARITRHAPTAVAACLRAVTRGINLPIGEGLAVEAASFAAAVPTDGVRDGLRRFLDRSADR; translated from the coding sequence ATGACCGTCCACGTGGAACGCGAGAAGCACCTCGTCACCCTCACCATCGACCGGGAGCAAAAGCTCAACGCCCTCGACTACCCGACGATCGACGCGCTGCTCGCCGAGCTCGACCGCATCGAGGCCGACGACACCGTCCGGGCCGTCATCCTCACGGGCGCCGGCGCCCGGGCGTTCAGCGCGGGCGCCGACATCCCGTCGCTGGCCGCCAGCATCGCCGGCGGACCCGAGCGGGCGCTGCGCGAGTTCGTCCGGCGCGGCCACGCGCTGACGCGGCGGATCGAGGAGTTCCCCAAGCCGGTCGTCGTCGCCGTCAACGGCCTTGCGTACGGCGGTGGTTGCGAACTCACCGAGGCCGCGCCGCTGGCGGTCGCGGCCGAGCACGCACGCTTCGCCAAGCCGGAGATCACGCTCGGCTTCCCGCCGCCCTTCGGAGGCTCGCAGCGGCTGCCGCGACATGTCGGCCGCAAGCGCGCCCTGGAGATGATCCTGACCGGTGACCCGATCGACGCCGGCCGGGCCGCCGAGCTGGGCATCGTCAACGCCGTCGTTCCGGCCGCCGAACTGCTCGACGCGGCCCGGGACCTGGCCGCCCGCATCACCCGCCACGCCCCGACCGCGGTGGCCGCCTGCCTGCGGGCCGTCACCCGCGGCATCAACCTGCCGATCGGCGAGGGTCTTGCGGTCGAGGCGGCCTCGTTCGCCGCCGCCGTTCCGACGGACGGGGTGCGGGACGGGCTGCGCCGCTTCCTGGACCGCTCGGCCGACCGCTGA
- a CDS encoding TlpA disulfide reductase family protein: protein MHDTVITTGLTVLDDHVETTVAAELRPVPDGTDPHVWLAHTDVERALGFTRKPQGWCRGEVCIPAAAVARIEDTGAGMHDVTAFAELLGRPVAIEPAARVLALGASAADRSAALVGGTAPDFTLPDVHGVEHSLGELRGRKVALVFWASWCGCRYDLPAWERQHAELEAEGFSVLSVAVDRRIEDAAPWIAEAAPTHPALIDVDGRAADLYQLLNVPTVVWIDEQGRIVRPNDTQFATDLFRDMSGLDSEKALGALRRWVTTGDSGLDADAVARLTRSSTPEQQRARTEASLALWLLRHGHDQAAERHFAAASELAPEDVTTWRSAMPLLGVDPMGDEYFARRTALEEAGVLIYRPLPDWQ from the coding sequence ATGCACGACACCGTGATCACCACCGGGTTGACGGTCCTGGACGACCACGTCGAGACCACGGTCGCGGCCGAGCTGCGGCCCGTTCCGGACGGCACGGACCCGCACGTCTGGCTCGCCCACACGGACGTCGAACGTGCGCTGGGCTTCACGCGCAAGCCGCAGGGCTGGTGCCGGGGCGAGGTCTGCATCCCGGCGGCGGCCGTCGCGCGGATCGAGGACACCGGCGCCGGGATGCACGACGTCACCGCCTTCGCCGAACTGCTCGGCCGTCCGGTCGCGATAGAACCCGCCGCCCGGGTGCTGGCGCTCGGCGCGTCCGCCGCCGACCGGTCGGCCGCCCTGGTCGGCGGAACGGCCCCCGACTTCACGCTCCCGGACGTCCACGGCGTGGAGCACTCGCTGGGCGAACTGCGCGGGCGGAAGGTGGCGCTGGTCTTCTGGGCCTCGTGGTGCGGCTGCCGCTACGACCTCCCCGCGTGGGAGCGCCAGCACGCCGAGCTGGAAGCCGAGGGCTTCTCGGTGCTGAGCGTCGCCGTGGACCGCCGGATCGAGGACGCGGCGCCCTGGATCGCCGAGGCCGCGCCCACCCACCCCGCGCTGATCGACGTCGACGGCCGGGCCGCGGACCTCTACCAGCTGCTCAACGTCCCGACCGTGGTCTGGATCGACGAGCAGGGCCGCATCGTCCGCCCGAACGACACCCAGTTCGCGACCGACCTCTTCCGCGACATGAGCGGCCTGGACTCCGAGAAGGCGCTCGGCGCGCTGCGCCGCTGGGTCACGACCGGCGACTCGGGACTCGACGCGGACGCCGTCGCCAGGCTGACCCGGTCGAGCACCCCGGAGCAGCAGCGCGCCCGCACGGAGGCCTCGCTCGCCCTGTGGCTGCTGCGCCACGGCCACGACCAGGCGGCGGAGCGGCACTTCGCGGCGGCGTCCGAGCTGGCCCCGGAGGACGTGACCACCTGGCGCAGCGCGATGCCGCTCCTCGGCGTGGACCCGATGGGCGACGAGTACTTCGCCCGGCGGACGGCCCTGGAGGAGGCCGGCGTGCTGATCTACCGCCCACTGCCGGACTGGCAGTAG
- a CDS encoding TetR/AcrR family transcriptional regulator has translation MPAKSPTGAFARAQAQGEAALRAALLDIAAGLLAAEGPAALSMRRLAAAADCSTTVLYRLFGAKDAITAALYLEGFARLRRRLDAVPRGDDPAEYLAALGRAYRANALEEPKFYGVMHGEGVPGFVPDESARAAAAASLDVLREAARACVEEGVLRADADVDEITDTLWAAAHGVISLERGGHFPGALGEERFRTLTRAAVSAFLP, from the coding sequence ATGCCCGCCAAATCACCGACCGGCGCCTTCGCCCGGGCCCAGGCCCAGGGCGAGGCCGCCCTGCGCGCCGCTCTGCTCGACATCGCCGCCGGACTGCTGGCCGCCGAGGGCCCGGCGGCGCTGAGCATGCGACGCCTGGCCGCCGCCGCCGACTGCTCGACCACCGTGCTGTACCGCCTGTTCGGCGCCAAGGACGCCATCACCGCCGCGCTCTACCTGGAGGGCTTCGCCCGGCTGCGCCGCCGCCTGGACGCCGTGCCGCGCGGCGACGACCCGGCGGAGTACCTCGCCGCGCTCGGCCGCGCCTACCGCGCCAATGCCCTGGAGGAGCCCAAGTTCTACGGCGTCATGCACGGCGAGGGCGTCCCCGGCTTCGTACCAGACGAAAGCGCGCGCGCCGCGGCGGCCGCGAGCCTGGACGTGCTGCGCGAAGCGGCGCGTGCCTGCGTCGAGGAGGGCGTCCTGCGCGCGGACGCCGACGTCGACGAGATCACCGACACGCTGTGGGCGGCGGCCCACGGGGTGATCAGCCTGGAGCGCGGCGGGCACTTCCCCGGTGCCCTGGGCGAGGAGCGGTTCCGGACGCTGACCCGGGCGGCGGTGTCGGCGTTCCTGCCCTGA
- a CDS encoding cold-shock protein gives MATGTVKWFNAEKGFGFIEQDGGGPDVFAHYSNIATQGFRELQEGQKVTFDIVQGQKGPQAENIRPA, from the coding sequence ATGGCTACCGGCACTGTGAAGTGGTTCAACGCTGAGAAGGGCTTCGGGTTCATCGAGCAGGACGGCGGCGGTCCCGACGTCTTCGCCCACTACTCGAACATTGCGACCCAGGGCTTCCGTGAACTCCAGGAGGGCCAGAAGGTGACCTTCGACATCGTGCAAGGCCAGAAGGGCCCGCAGGCGGAGAACATCCGCCCGGCCTGA
- a CDS encoding TetR/AcrR family transcriptional regulator encodes MGRPSKFTEDQFLDAALRLVSAGGPDAATVAAVAEALGAPVGSVYHRFDSRDLLLAKLWLRTVRRFQSGFLQALASEDLDEAALGAALHVNVWARGHLDEARALLLYRREDLAGRWPAELGDEVATVNAAVFDALRDYASRRYGSADPELVQRVTFAVLDVPYAAGRRHLLAGEAPPALVDDLVAVTCRCVLADLD; translated from the coding sequence ATGGGTCGCCCGTCGAAGTTCACCGAGGATCAGTTCCTGGACGCCGCACTGCGGCTGGTCTCCGCCGGAGGGCCCGACGCGGCGACGGTCGCAGCTGTCGCCGAGGCCCTCGGGGCGCCGGTCGGCTCGGTCTACCACCGGTTCGACTCCCGTGACCTGCTGCTGGCGAAGCTGTGGCTGCGGACGGTGCGACGGTTCCAGTCGGGGTTTCTGCAGGCCCTGGCGAGCGAGGATCTGGACGAGGCGGCCCTGGGCGCGGCGTTGCACGTGAACGTATGGGCGCGTGGGCATCTCGACGAGGCCCGCGCGCTGCTGCTCTACCGCCGTGAGGACCTGGCAGGCCGTTGGCCGGCCGAACTCGGCGACGAGGTCGCCACGGTCAACGCGGCTGTCTTCGACGCGCTGCGCGACTACGCGTCGCGCCGGTACGGAAGCGCGGATCCGGAGCTCGTCCAGCGGGTGACCTTCGCGGTGTTGGACGTGCCCTACGCGGCCGGCCGCCGCCACCTCCTCGCCGGTGAAGCACCGCCGGCCCTCGTCGACGACCTGGTCGCCGTCACCTGCCGTTGCGTGCTGGCCGATCTCGATTGA
- a CDS encoding ParB/RepB/Spo0J family partition protein, with the protein MKVHPVTALFPMFGPDELLDLAQDIESNGLTEPVVLDADGVLLDGRARLAACELAEVEPRFTTYQGDDPVCLIVSANRHRPNTTPGQHAMITAMARSLSPHSLPSDTAHCGINVTRLSIATTVLEHAPDLAEQVRTATLTLNAAYTAVRRRKADAKALLAQHARLRQHAPDLAEQVIAGHLALTDATAALDARQAEEHLRRRVEEIDAIRLADGDTTPAFARTAEAGDIDWHHAHQKAEQYLARRHDAIRHVQHSLAGIAELWSAVQDLAHHPRSPYAREILKGLTGPARTLANRLIALETTCATGAA; encoded by the coding sequence GTGAAGGTCCACCCCGTCACCGCCCTGTTTCCGATGTTCGGCCCTGACGAACTCCTCGACCTTGCCCAGGACATCGAGAGCAACGGCTTGACCGAGCCCGTCGTCCTGGACGCCGACGGTGTCCTCCTGGACGGCCGCGCCCGACTCGCCGCCTGCGAACTGGCCGAGGTCGAACCCCGCTTCACCACCTATCAGGGCGATGATCCGGTCTGCCTGATCGTGTCCGCCAACCGCCACCGGCCGAACACCACCCCGGGCCAGCACGCCATGATCACCGCGATGGCACGATCACTCTCCCCGCACTCACTCCCGTCCGACACCGCCCACTGCGGCATCAACGTCACCCGACTGTCCATCGCCACCACCGTGCTCGAACACGCCCCCGACCTCGCCGAACAGGTCCGCACCGCCACCCTCACCCTCAACGCCGCCTACACCGCCGTCCGCAGACGAAAGGCCGACGCCAAGGCCCTCCTCGCCCAGCACGCACGACTGCGCCAGCACGCCCCCGACCTCGCCGAACAGGTCATCGCCGGCCACCTCGCCCTCACCGACGCCACCGCGGCCCTCGACGCCCGACAGGCGGAGGAACACCTCCGCCGACGCGTCGAGGAGATCGACGCCATCCGCCTCGCCGACGGCGACACCACGCCGGCCTTCGCCCGAACCGCCGAAGCAGGCGACATCGACTGGCACCACGCCCATCAGAAGGCCGAGCAGTACCTCGCCCGGCGCCACGACGCCATCCGCCACGTCCAGCACAGCCTGGCCGGCATCGCGGAACTCTGGAGCGCCGTCCAGGACCTCGCCCACCACCCCCGCAGCCCCTACGCCCGGGAAATCCTCAAGGGCCTCACCGGCCCGGCACGCACCCTCGCCAACCGCCTCATCGCTCTCGAAACCACCTGCGCGACAGGCGCAGCCTGA
- a CDS encoding acyltransferase family protein — protein sequence MGLTTDEDTIRLRVPAPRTPQSPPAPKAGGRDRYLDLLRALALIRVVVYHNFGWSWLPIIFPSMGVMFALAGALMARSLHRPALDVIRGRLRRLLPPMWLFGAVMLAGMVLDGWGPNSEGHPGWWWGKLAFWVLPLSTPPHPTTPLPGFHTLQTGWAEQAAVPLWYLRAYLWYVLLSPLMLRALRRHPWPTVLTPLMLCLIMNSGLFSTTGRIWETVGDFCTFGSCWLLGMAHQEGILKKPARYLVPSVAPLVMVAGLYWLLTRPFDPYTPTDMDDVPIAQALWSFGYVALLLHVSPSWEQWPRPLERWNGLVGLLNARAVSVYLWHTPALVLAIPLTDNLWSVSFLYQHARWLLTSPWLPLTAAIPLIGLLVLAFGWVEDLAAKRPLRLFPWPHRQKGKRRIPSR from the coding sequence ATGGGGCTCACGACCGACGAGGACACCATTCGGCTGCGCGTCCCCGCGCCGCGCACTCCCCAGTCACCACCCGCGCCCAAAGCCGGCGGCCGCGACCGCTACCTCGACCTCCTGCGCGCACTCGCACTGATCCGCGTCGTGGTCTACCACAACTTCGGCTGGTCCTGGCTGCCGATCATCTTCCCTTCCATGGGCGTGATGTTCGCCCTCGCCGGCGCGCTGATGGCCCGATCGCTCCACCGCCCCGCGCTCGACGTCATCCGCGGCCGGCTCCGACGCCTGCTCCCGCCCATGTGGCTGTTCGGCGCGGTCATGCTCGCCGGCATGGTCCTCGACGGCTGGGGACCGAACTCGGAAGGCCACCCCGGCTGGTGGTGGGGAAAACTGGCGTTCTGGGTCCTCCCACTGAGTACCCCGCCGCACCCGACCACGCCGCTGCCGGGATTCCACACCCTGCAGACCGGCTGGGCCGAACAGGCCGCCGTACCCCTGTGGTACCTGCGCGCCTATCTCTGGTACGTCCTGCTCTCCCCGCTGATGCTGCGCGCACTTCGACGCCACCCCTGGCCCACGGTGCTGACACCCCTGATGCTGTGCCTGATCATGAACTCGGGCCTGTTCAGCACCACCGGCCGGATCTGGGAGACGGTCGGCGACTTCTGCACCTTCGGCTCCTGCTGGCTCCTCGGCATGGCCCACCAGGAAGGCATTCTCAAGAAGCCGGCCCGATACCTGGTGCCGTCGGTCGCTCCACTCGTCATGGTCGCCGGGCTGTACTGGCTGCTGACCCGCCCCTTCGACCCCTACACCCCCACCGACATGGACGACGTGCCCATCGCTCAGGCCCTGTGGTCCTTCGGCTACGTCGCCCTCCTGCTCCATGTCAGCCCGTCATGGGAGCAGTGGCCGAGACCACTCGAGCGCTGGAACGGCCTGGTCGGACTGCTCAACGCGCGAGCCGTCAGCGTGTATCTGTGGCACACACCCGCGCTCGTCCTCGCGATCCCGTTGACCGACAACCTCTGGTCCGTCTCCTTCCTCTACCAGCACGCCCGGTGGCTGCTGACCAGCCCGTGGCTGCCGCTGACGGCGGCGATCCCACTGATCGGCCTGCTCGTGCTCGCCTTCGGGTGGGTGGAGGACCTCGCCGCCAAGCGCCCCTTGCGGCTCTTCCCTTGGCCGCACCGCCAGAAGGGAAAGCGCCGGATTCCGTCCAGGTGA